CATCCTCACCATTGGGAATTGCAATTGCATCATATAAATGCGCAAAATGCTTTCCGGGGGATCTACGCAAAATTCTTCCACGCCGTTGAATGAACTCTCTTGGATTTTGGGAAGAAGCAAGTATCAAAGCATGCGTTGTTGCAGGAATATCTACGCCTTCATCTAAGCATTTAATGGAGACAAGTACTCCGCCGTTTGCAGCAAAATACTCTAATGTTGCATCTCTGTCGCCACGCATTTCTGCATAATACTCATATGCGTCAAGCCCTGCATCCAGCGCCTTTCCTAAAACAGCTTGCAGCTGTTCAATATTATCGCAGTATACAATCCATTTGTCTCCAGAACGGAATTTTTCCTTCAATATTTTCAATGCCAACGGAGCTTTCCCCTGAGCATTTTTAACTATTCTCGCTCTACAGATAAGCAACTGCTTCAATCGTGGGTTGGCGTTAATATTAAAAGAACCGTCCTCAGCAACGTTTAACCGTGCAATAAGCTTTTGGATTTCCTTGGTAGTTTCATCCCAATTCTTCTGTTCTGTCGGCGTCAACCGTATTTTTTCTGGATGATAAAAATAACGAGTAAGCACGCCGCTGTTGATTGCATTATTCAATGTAAACGGAGGAGGAATTAGGCCACCAAAATATCCAAACAATGCTGCGGTTCCTTCTGGATCGCCATATCGATATGGTGTTGCAGAAAGTCCCAGCCGTGGCCCGGATTGGATCTGCAATGTTTTGCGCCTTTTATTGCTTCCGAGCCTATGCATTTCATCTGCAACAACAAAGAGATGATCTCCTTGTGTAATTTTCTTCAAGAATTCATCTGATGCTGCCGTATCCATAGTGGACAGTATAATACGCCGAGTTCCAGCAGCCTTTGCCGTCCAGGTTCTAAGTGTGTTACCTTTTCTCCATTCGGAATTATTGTCACCGCACAATAAATAGTATACAGGCTTATCTGTCAATGTATCGTGCAATTCCTTGTCCCACTGTTTCAGCAAATCACGAGAAGGTACAAGCACGAGCACAACTTCATCACGCTCAAGTGCATCGTTAATTGCGCACATTGCGGTAAAGGTTTTCCCACTTCCTGTAGCGTGTTCAAAAATCCCTCTACGATTATTCTGCACCCACGCTTCCAAAGCGTTCGTTTGGTGTTTGCGTGGCTTTTTCCCACCTTTTTTGTGATTAGGCTTCCATTTGTCCGCAATGCTTGTGGTTACCTTAATTTCCTCTAAAAGTTGTTCCCACTCAACCCCAGACGATTTTTGTTTCAGTAGTTCCTTGGTCGCTTGAGGGAATTGATACACCACCACTCCGGACAAAGAATGCGTCCAAAGTTTCTCAAAGAACATTTTTGCATCGTTCAAACGCTCGCAGTCGCGGTCATCTAACCAGTTTGGGAAAACATCAATCGATTCTATGTTGCCATCAGATGACAATCCTTTAAAGGTTTCGTTCATTGACCCCCTAAACCCTACTGCATTACCGTTGATATCCGAAAAAATACCGACTTTGTCGTGGAACATCCGCTTTGCTGTGGCCGACTCAGACCCACTCGGAACAGCAATTTTTATATCTATGATTTCCTTGGCAACTAAGTACGAAAGCAAACGAGCAGGTGCCGAAAGCACTTCACTATCAAACATTGCGAATACTTCTTGCTCAATTGAACGGGTAAGGATATAGT
This window of the Oscillospiraceae bacterium genome carries:
- a CDS encoding DNA-repair protein, translated to MLNEYSFLASYNKAEHDIAEDFYLPCMKTANSYDRISGYFSSTIYIIAWEALKDFIFNGGKMRIICSPYVSEADASALSEGYSARTDYILTRSIEQEVFAMFDSEVLSAPARLLSYLVAKEIIDIKIAVPSGSESATAKRMFHDKVGIFSDINGNAVGFRGSMNETFKGLSSDGNIESIDVFPNWLDDRDCERLNDAKMFFEKLWTHSLSGVVVYQFPQATKELLKQKSSGVEWEQLLEEIKVTTSIADKWKPNHKKGGKKPRKHQTNALEAWVQNNRRGIFEHATGSGKTFTAMCAINDALERDEVVLVLVPSRDLLKQWDKELHDTLTDKPVYYLLCGDNNSEWRKGNTLRTWTAKAAGTRRIILSTMDTAASDEFLKKITQGDHLFVVADEMHRLGSNKRRKTLQIQSGPRLGLSATPYRYGDPEGTAALFGYFGGLIPPPFTLNNAINSGVLTRYFYHPEKIRLTPTEQKNWDETTKEIQKLIARLNVAEDGSFNINANPRLKQLLICRARIVKNAQGKAPLALKILKEKFRSGDKWIVYCDNIEQLQAVLGKALDAGLDAYEYYAEMRGDRDATLEYFAANGGVLVSIKCLDEGVDIPATTHALILASSQNPREFIQRRGRILRRSPGKHFAHLYDAIAIPNGEDDENDKALSIVTAELSRAIEFGESAENPSCVTDLKNIAIDFHIDFKSLTNGGIEDDDE